The genomic segment GCGAATAATTAAAGAGGACGATGTGGTCGAGGGGACTTTTTGCTCATATCGGGGCCTGGCTTGACCAAATCGTGTCTCTGAACAGTCCGGATTTTCTATCGGTTTGACTACAGATGCTCACACAATTTAGTAGCGGGTGATGTTGACTTATATATTTGAAGACAAAGGGCCGAAAATGTTCCCGAGAAAGGTTGTCAGAAAGTACGCGGGGTGTTTTTAGAGCACGTCCTTCTATAGCAGCCCTCAATGGCGAAAGACAAGCCCGTCCTTGGCCAGTAGGATTCGCTCCTTTCCTATACGCGAGACTTCCGATTTGGTTTCTTCGAGGACTTTGGGTTCACCGACGCTGCCGTTCCATTAGCTCCGACTATTGGGGGTCCAATTAGGAACCTCTTCCTCAGTTGGACGAGACCTGAAGTCGGACGAGGTTTTCTAGCCGCTGTGAAAATGGAGATGCTGTCATTTGGCCTTCAGGGCGACTCCTCACATTCCCTTGAAATTGCCGGTCCATAATTGTGACGCTGAACATTTTTCTGCTTGCCGCTCCATGCCCCTTTTTGAGTGAAACTCTCGCAGGTAGACAGACGTGAGGTGACTCACTTCGAAGCTCGTTTTCTGCATTCCACCTCtcgaaaaacacattttgtgtccGAACTGTAACGCCTCCATGTGCAGCTCTATGAGAAACCATGATAATATTCGGACGATAAGAAGCAAGCGTTACTTGTTTGGGTTGGGCTTCGGTTACGTTCGGATCTTGTGAGAATGAAACACCAGACAACAATTGTGAGTTTAGGTTGACCTTCGGTGTTGTGACGGGACATCGTGACTCACTGCTTTGAGTTTCTTCTCCAcccattttctttcttctttctgctGGCTTAGATTGTAAACTAATTATTACTCACTGCACACAAGTTTctcctcctttccaacaaaattcacaactgtcagtcccccccccccctccccctccccctccacgCTTGGTTTCAATCTCGAGCAAACCATTAAATGCTATTCAAACAGTCGGACGAGGATTATGTTGGCGAGGTGGAACAGGTCACGGCACGAGCAAGCTTAGCGAAGCGCATCGTGACAAcgaggaggaggggaaaaaaataaattaaacacagTCATGTGAGCGCATAACCGGATTGTTTTTTGGTTACATTTGTGCAAGTGTACATTTTCCCACCACACCCTTCACACCTACAAAGCAACAACTCAATGTTATGTCTGTAAAGTTCCAGTGCTTTAACAATGGGCGTCACTATGGATGCTTACAACAGCTCAAACAAAGGCCAAATTGTTTCATATTAGGTTGAAAACTATTtagccttaaaaaaataaaataataataatccacagTAACTGCCATTTAAGACAAATGTCTATACTAGTGATTCTTGTAGTGTGGTATGCagtctccctctagtggtacatgaaGGATATTCACTGCCTgaatacaattcagttgtatttaacttagtTCAATATATCTGCATTAAGGCTTTATGAactttgtttttacacatttaggTCGAATTGTATTCAACTTGTGCAGTACATTTCGatagatttattcaaaaacgTTTGAAACTTTCCTACATTCAAGCACAGTTAATGTTTAAACTTGAGAGTTAAGAGTGGCGTACAAGAATATTACATATTCAGTACTGTACTTTTTAGGCTTTATGCTAAACTTGATTTCTAAAGTATCTGAGGCACTGTCCTGTGCTAGAACtggataataatagtaataatagcaATACAATAGGGtctcaggggaaaaaaaaaaaaaaaaaaagaaaaacttaaatagaAGTGTAATTTTTGGATTTATGTAATTCAAATGGACCCCTACTGTTTGTTGCAGATAGTGTAAAGCCCCCCTTAAGGGGTTAATTTGCTATATTAGGGAAAtgaggcaacaaaaaaaaaaaatgcacttcgACTTTTTGGTCGCGTAAAGCAATTGCGGCATCAACGTGTGACACAATAGTAGGCTATACAGCCACAAATCACTTGCACTTCACTCAACGAATTTGTCACGACAGGAGCCAACACACACTCGTATTTATGTGAACAACGCTGTTGTTAGAATTGATGACATGATCAAACTTTGACAAACCCCCCCCAATACACACAAATAGTCAATCAATGCAGTCAAAACTACAGTCCCAACATGGACTCCTAACTCAGGCGCAAAATTTGACCATGCAAGTTACAAACATTAAAGATTGGCTAAAGAGTCCTGTCTTACTCATGTAGGGATGCTCCCACCTAAAGTACAACTGACCATGTGACGGTGTACAAATATTTGTAAGCATTACCAGATTCGTCAGCCAGTTGCTTGGCAGGTTTATGTACAGTAGACGTTTAAGCGTTCAGTAAATGTGAGGCAACAGTGCCACCTAGCAGATATTATGCGCTATGCATGTTGTACAAGCAGCTTGATTCTAGAACAGGTGCACTTTGCTCCATTTCGAATAAAACCCttcaattacacacacacacacacacacacatttcaaatatggcattaaatgacacattttcacaGCCTGGACATTTGTAATCCAAAGGTTACTTGAAGAACTGGAACAGTACTTGGTGGGTCCTGCAAACACCATGATTTTATTGGCATAGCCCAAGAGGCACATAATCAATGTACTTCATGAGCAGATGTGACTACAGACAGGAATACGGCAAAAACGGCGGCACGTGGCTCAGCGATTGTGGTTATTGACGAGTGAAAGTGCTGGCTCAAACTTTCGTGGTGccaatacaaaaacacacatcatTGTCACCGTTCACATCATTGATAATCCTGCTAGTAGTTGAGGGTATGATAGTCAACTAACAGGTGTTGCTAAATAATGCTTAAGTGTACAGAGAGGCTAAGACATACCACAGAGCAAAACAAAACGCAAGTGTCAGTTAAGAGGACTTTACCCCAGTGCACTGTGGGTTACCGTAACACGGACTGTACCATGCTGGcatacgtttaaaaaaaaaaaaaaaaaaaaaaaaaaaaagacttttagaGTATTAGCTCTTGTGTTGATAAAAAGATCATttgcttttacaaaaaaaagtatatttcactCATTTTGGCTTATAAAAAGTACCATTAAAAATGTAGTGTACATGTCCTATACAGTGCGTCAGTGCTCCTCAGGTCAGGGCTTTATGAAAGCACATTTGAATCCCAACTCACACGGAGGTAGAAATAATGCAGCAAAAgcaaataaacatccatccatttcctttaccgcttatcctcacgaggatcgcgggctgctggagcctatcccagctatcttcgggcgggaggcggggtacaccctgaaccggtcgccagccaatcgcagggcacatagaaacaaacaactattcgcactcacattcacacctacgggcaattttagagtcttcaatcaacctcgcacgcatgtttttgggatgtgggaggaaaccggagtgcccggagaaaacccactcaggcacggggagaacatacaaaccccacacaggcggggccgggaattgaaccccggtccccagaactgtgagccagatgcgGTAACCAatcttccaccgtgccggtgCAAATAAACAGTTCGGGGAATTATCTTCCTTTCAAAACGCCGACGCCTTCGCGTCAATGACTTTGTGGCCAGAAAGACGAAAGCAATCTTGAACACTTGCTTTCGAATTTGTTCTTTTCTTACTCCCAATCAACTTTTAAAAAGGGACTACTCATCACTATTTGTttcattcaaaatttgaattccCATCTTCTCATGTATCATCATTCTCCAAACTTGTGCACTTTTGACTGATTCAGGTTATCGTGTCATTAGAGACAGAACAGCTGAAGACAGTTATGGTAGTTACGATAAGAGTGATGaaatagagagaaaaaaaaaaaaaaaaatctacagtgGCTATATAAAGTTTACACACCCGtttaaatgccagatttttgtgacataaaaaaaatgagaccaagataaataatttcaaaacttttcaccattaatgtgacctatagtctgtacaactcaaatgaaaaaaaaaagaaaatctttgagaaggaaaataaaaataaatgagataatgtggttgcaaaagtgAGCACACCCTCTAATAACTTTCCTGACAATTTCTGAGTCACTTTTGCCAACACAAGCCATGGTCAACAGAGCTTCCAAAGCCTCAGAGGGATGTCATGGTGGAAAGACATCCGTCAGGtgaagggtacaaaagaatttccaaggaataaaaaaataataaaaaaagacggcggccatcatcaagtggagaacaTTGCACTACTGACAACTGCATATCCAAAATttcaaaattgatgaaaagacaaTCAGAAAATTCATCAAGGAGATTCCCAAGAGGCCGACCGCAAAAACGAAGGAGCGGCAGGAACGTCTGGCAAGTAGTGGCTGTTCAGTACACGAGACAAACATTGCCCGTCTTCTTGATATGTCAGGGCTGGTAAAATGGAAGCCTTAtcttacaaacaaaaacatccacacCCCGCTACATTTTGCAAAACCACACTTGAAATCACCCAAACACACGTAAAATTTTGGATTTATCGAACCATAACAAATTTCCCcacattttggccataattccaaaggGCAGAGTTTGACAAACACAACACGGCTTAGCACCAAAACGCCGCCaaacctacagtgaagcatgatggcGGCATCATAatttgggctgtttttctgcaggtGGGCCTTAGTCaaagtggagggaattatgaacagttcacaAATACCAGTcggtgttagcacaaaacctttacGCTTCtgcaagaaagcaaaaaaaaaaaaaaaaaaaaaaaaaaaaaaagtcacgaaAAGACAGTAAACATCTAAACATTATTTGAGGTTAATGAAAGGGGACTTggtatttgaattcaacagccgtcaatggcagtgaatgagttaacagaAGTTGGAATTTGACTGCTTGCTTCCAAACACAGCCACAACccagggtgtgcacacttttgcaaccacaCGATCACAGTTTGCTTATTTCTAGCTTCCCCTCACGAAAAAGTTTGAACTGGGGTGTTTAGACCTTTATACCCAGTGTAAATTCAAAGTCACCGCTCCCTCTATATTAAGTCAACGACACGTCGGCTTCGCTGGCAATGACCTCGAACGCATCACCACTCAGATCTGCTCACTTTAAACCAACTAAAATGCTTCAGCACTTTTCTTTCAGAGGCTAGTTATTCTTCGTGAACATGTATAAAAAAGGACAACCGAACATGAACAGATTATTTACACTTTGTTTTGactttagtgtttcaaattgcGTGATCTGCTTATGACCGCACTTTGCAGTGATGGGGAGGCGtacactgtttgtgtgtgtgagaatctGTTTTCTTGAGCTGAAAATGGCTGACTGATGCAACACAGGTAAGACAGTCAGGACAGTCTTTGCGCGCCCATTACGCGCTAGTCGTTAACTAGTCGGTAAACGTGGTACTGTGCTCCGTGTTCACTGGTGGAAACTTCAAACACAAAAGCGAAACACAACAGAGTCTCCTGAGTTTCTCTGTTGGACACCACCTGGTGGACGATAAGGAGAAAGCGCAGGTCAGAACATGACTAACGGCCAGCGCCAGTAACCTAATCTTGTGTAATCACAATCTACAATAATACAGTGGCAGCTCTCAAATCAAATGACTCAAAGCTAGGACAAGTCGCAATTCGACCAATATTTGTTTACTGTTATCCTTTTTCGTTTTGTTGTGTATTGCAGTCCGAGCATGCCATAGACCTTTTCACACAGCGCTTGGTTTTTGCGGGGTACTGGCTGGTAATGTCGGACTTTGGACCTCCCCCCTCCAAATGTCCGGAACAATCGGTGTTACTGCCATAAGTCAGTGTTAAGTGATTTCCGTAATAAAATACTGACATTCTGTAACATTTGGCTGCTCTGTAATTATTATTTCCTCCACCATCTCAATGTTGTTTACTGTACAACTCCGTCAACGTCTCGAGCAGTTTTCATGCTGAAATCTCTACCTCTCCTATTGGACGTGTTGCCTGCTACAGTGCAATGCTGTCAGAATtgaacccccgcccccccaaacagcagcaacacaatgaatgggttggtTGACAGCGCACGGCAGTGTGAAAAGGACATAACTGGTCGCAAAGCTAACAGTCATTTCAtttcttaaataattttactgAATTTATGAGGAAAAGAAAGATGTACAGTGGgcatggaaagtattcagacccccttaaatgtttcactctttgttatattgcagccatatgctaaaatcatttaagtttgttcttttcccccattaatgtacacacagtaccccatattgacagaaaaaaatggtttaaatttttgcagatttattaaaagaaaactgaaatatcacatagccacaagtattcagaccctttgctgtgacactcatttaactcgggtgctgtccatttcttctgatcatgtttgagatggttctacaccttcaatGGAGGccaactgtgtttgattatactgattctCCTTGATTAGGAAAGTCACACACCCGTCTATATAAGCCATTACAGCTAACAGTGaatgtcagcgcaaatgagaatcatgaggtcaaagaactgcctgaagagctcagagactgTGGTAAGAGACAGatatggccaaggttacaaatacatttctgctgcacttaaggttcctaagagcacagtggccttccttcaatggaagacgtttgggactatcagaacccttcctagagctggccgtccagccaaactgagcaaacgggggagaagagccttggtgagagcggtaaagaagaacccataAATCACTGTGGataagctccagagatgcagtcgggagatgggagaaagttctagaaagtcaaccatcactgcagccttctaccggtcggggctttatggcagagtggccccgACGGAaggctctcctcagtgcaagacacctgaaagcctgcatggagtttgcctaaaacacctgaaggactccaacatggtgagaaataagattctctggtctgaggagatcaagatagaacttttcggccttaattctaagtggtatgtgcggagaaaaccaggcactgctcatcacctgtccaatacagtcccaacagtgaagcatagtggtggcagcatcttgctgtgggggtgtttttcagcagcAGGAACAGGAtcactggttgcaatcgaaggaaagatgaatgcggccaagtacagtgatatctgggacgaaaaccttctccagagtgctcaggacctcagactgggccaaaggttcaccttccaacaagacaatgaccctaagcacacagctaaaacaacgaaggagtggtttcaaaacaactctgtgactgttcctgaatggcccagccagagccctgacttaaacccaattgagcatctctggagagacctgaaaatggctgtccaccaacttgtaccatccaacctgacagaacatcattccccaaaagactcatggctgtatgagctcaaaagggtgcgtctactaaatgctgagcaaaggatctgaatacttatggctgtgtgatatttcagtctcttttttaataaatctgcaaaaatgtcaacaattccatttttttctttcaatatggggtgctatatgtacatgaatgagggaaaacaaatgaacttaaatgattttagcaaatggctacaatataacaaagactgaaacatttaagggggtctgaagaCTTTCCGTAGCCACTGGGGTTTTCCCCCTAAAAGGAACATGTtcaattttctgagcagatGTACTCTGAGTATATGACAATATGACAAATGGATGATCACATAGTGGGTGTGGTTATTTACCAGTGAAAAGTGGTGACTCAGACTATGATGGTGTAAAAACTATAACACACTCGTTACTCTTGTAATCTTGCTACCAGCATTAACTCCACACTGCCAGGCACATGTACCAACCTGTAGTATGGTGAAGTTCTCCAACACGCTGTTCATCATATATTTCTCCGGTAGATGTTTGAGTTTGTGGATGAAGTTGATCATATATTCACACATAGGTGAACGATGGATGCGGAACACAAACTTGCCTCCCTCCGTATGTGCGTATTCTGTCTGAGGTGTGTGGGGAGAAAGAGGGCTGACAACTTGCTGGCGTTTTGATGGTTACTTGGATTGAAAGTGGTTTCTAGCTTTGCTTACCTCAACCTTCTCCACCACCTGTTTGCCAAAGGAGCAGACCTTTGTCGAGACACTGATTGTGATATTCTCTGTTCCACTGTACTGGCTACTCACGCCATAGAATGCACTGGAACCTTCCTCGAGATCACTGTTCAGATCTGCCTAAAAATGCATTAGCAAAATGTAGCTCTTTTACAATGTGGACTATTATAGAACTAAAACTACAAACTGTATCCCAAATGTCATCAGTATGTGAATGAGTGCTCTGTAAATTGCTACTTTTCCTCCCCCATGTGGAGGAGCAGGGTATAACCTCACAAAGCACTCACATGAAACCTTTGTGGTATGAAATTAGTAAGTAtcccattttgtatttttgctcaGTCCTATGGCAGTGAAGACTACTAACCCAGAACTTGACAAGAAAGAAAGCATTGTGGGGCCCTTTTTCATACAGCTCCTTCAGGCCTCCTTTCTTCTCGGAGAACTTGTCGTAAATCTGCCTGACATCTATCGACTCCAGTACAGGGTCACTGTAGCTGGGGTTGGATGGGCCAATATGCACAAACAGATGCTTATACTGCAAGAAGAGACAATCAAAATGGTAAGAAGGAAAGGGAAACAAGTAGAAAAGATGGACCCGAACGTCCCACTGACGATGGACTGTACCATCTCTCTGTCTTTCTGAGTCTCCATAAAAGCAGAGTACTCCAGAAGCCGTAGTTTCGCCGAGGAAATCGTTCTGTCCTTCCAAACAGGAGCTGCGATTGCTGCCGGGCGAGGGGGAGGCAGGGGCTCATAGCCTGCCGAACAGATGAAAACGTGTTGCCGTTAACCTTACATTTTCCGTCATAAATAATGCACCGTTGTGGTAAATCTCTTAGTAAATTCAATACACAAGAGAAGTAAGAACAAAGTACAGTACAGCAATGAAAGATAAGGTCTGGTACATAAGTaatgatttttcaaatcttaaaagttTATGATCTATGACTGAACCCACAGaaagatatattaaaaaaaaaaaaaaaaaaaaaaaaaaaaatctgacatttcaTGGTTTTGTTGAGATTGTGAGTGGGGTGCTCcattcaacacacacaaagattataTTCCTCCACcgatctaaaaataaataaataaataaattaaaaaaaaaaaaaaaaaggccttctCGGCAGAAATCTCATGTGATCTCACAAAATCAAAGACGAGCAGTCCCTTCCGGGTATGCGCCGATGTTTGCAGAGTTTTTCTGAAGGGACCGCAGGCGGGTGCGTTGAAGGACACTTCTTGCcatctggggaacccacttttataccaAAAAGCGACATCCGGTAACATGCTTGTTTCTATTTGAACCCACTTCCTTGTTCCTGAGTCGGGgcgcttctttgattggctacattctgtttcATGTCACAATGCCCCCCCACACGAGGCAATTTTACATGCCATGCCATGTACTGCCCTACAGTACAGTTATGCAGAGTTTGATCTTTTGTACTTACTGACAGGTGCAGGAACAGGCGCTGCTAGTGTTGTGTATGGTGGCTGTGCAAAGGGCTTGATGCTAAAAGAAAAGGCAAGATTAATAAACTGTACAAATTTCAGCTGGCAAGATTCTCTGATTGCACTTCAAGCGACCGTGTCAGGCAAAACGGAAGCTTACTCCTGAGAATGCCCAGGCTGTCCTGGCACGTGGCCGGGCCAAAACTAGACCAAAGAAAAGAGCGGAGAGGGGATATAGCAACCTTTATTAGAGAGTCTTTTATCCAGATGTGTGAGTGCTGTAAGTTTGATGTGCGTCTTCTtaccctgactggtggagggaaAGAAGCTTGGCTTTTCATCACACTTGCAGACACAATCTGTGCTGATGAAAGGTTGGCCACTGTCtgtagtgctttgtctttggaAACCTGGTCCTTAACATggacaagaacaaaaataatgttgttcCGCCTTGACAAATCCAGAGATATTAAGTCAACATGACAAAGAGTGACACTCTTGGCCACTCCTGACAGCAAGCCAGCTTGCATACAcgatactccatccatccattttatatacagCTTGAAGCTTATCCAAATGTATATGGGTCTGCTTGTAGTGATGGCCAGaaactcacactcacacctaaaAGGTAATTTGAAGTCTTCAAataaccaaacatgcatgtctTCAAATACTTCAGCATGATGCAATAACTACGAGGGATCCAGAACAGAGTG from the Phycodurus eques isolate BA_2022a chromosome 1, UOR_Pequ_1.1, whole genome shotgun sequence genome contains:
- the tead3a gene encoding transcriptional enhancer factor TEF-5 isoform X1, translating into MAGTALITSMHTYKSRRQRTSPSKGVAGAVIIASEWSCRSSPDGAQEEGGGEGDGLGDGADRGLDGDPEGVWSPDIEQSFQEALAIYPPCGRRKIILSDEGKMYGRNELIARYIKLRTGKTRTRKQVSSHIQVLARKRVREYQASIKVSSHLQVLAKRKSREIHSKLKAMNLDQVSKDKALQTVANLSSAQIVSASVMKSQASFPPPVRFWPGHVPGQPGHSQDIKPFAQPPYTTLAAPVPAPVSYEPLPPPRPAAIAAPVWKDRTISSAKLRLLEYSAFMETQKDREMYKHLFVHIGPSNPSYSDPVLESIDVRQIYDKFSEKKGGLKELYEKGPHNAFFLVKFWADLNSDLEEGSSAFYGVSSQYSGTENITISVSTKVCSFGKQVVEKVETEYAHTEGGKFVFRIHRSPMCEYMINFIHKLKHLPEKYMMNSVLENFTILQVVSNRETQETLLCFAFVFEVSTSEHGAQYHVYRLVND
- the tead3a gene encoding transcriptional enhancer factor TEF-5 isoform X4 — translated: MAGTALITSMHTYKSRRQRTSPSKGVAGAVIIASEWSCRSSPDGAQEEGGGEGDGLGDGADRGLDGDPEGVWSPDIEQSFQEALAIYPPCGRRKIILSDEGKMYGRNELIARYIKLRTGKTRTRKQVSSHIQVLARKRVREYQASIKAMNLDQVSKDKALQTVANLSSAQIVSASVMKSQASFPPPVRFWPGHVPGQPGHSQDIKPFAQPPYTTLAAPVPAPVSYEPLPPPRPAAIAAPVWKDRTISSAKLRLLEYSAFMETQKDREMYKHLFVHIGPSNPSYSDPVLESIDVRQIYDKFSEKKGGLKELYEKGPHNAFFLVKFWADLNSDLEEGSSAFYGVSSQYSGTENITISVSTKVCSFGKQVVEKVETEYAHTEGGKFVFRIHRSPMCEYMINFIHKLKHLPEKYMMNSVLENFTILQVVSNRETQETLLCFAFVFEVSTSEHGAQYHVYRLVND
- the tead3a gene encoding transcriptional enhancer factor TEF-5 isoform X5 encodes the protein MAGTALITSMHTYKSRRQRTSPSKGVAGAVIIASEWSCRSSPDGAQEEGGGEGDGLGDGADRGLDGDPEGVWSPDIEQSFQEALAIYPPCGRRKIILSDEGKMYGRNELIARYIKLRTGKTRTRKQVSSHIQVLARKRVREYQASIKDQVSKDKALQTVANLSSAQIVSASVMKSQASFPPPVRFWPGHVPGQPGHSQDIKPFAQPPYTTLAAPVPAPVSYEPLPPPRPAAIAAPVWKDRTISSAKLRLLEYSAFMETQKDREMYKHLFVHIGPSNPSYSDPVLESIDVRQIYDKFSEKKGGLKELYEKGPHNAFFLVKFWADLNSDLEEGSSAFYGVSSQYSGTENITISVSTKVCSFGKQVVEKVETEYAHTEGGKFVFRIHRSPMCEYMINFIHKLKHLPEKYMMNSVLENFTILQVVSNRETQETLLCFAFVFEVSTSEHGAQYHVYRLVND
- the tead3a gene encoding transcriptional enhancer factor TEF-5 isoform X2 encodes the protein MAGTALITSMHTYKSRRQRTSPSKGVAGAVIIASEWSCRSSPDGAQEEGGGEGDGLGDGADRGLDGDPEGVWSPDIEQSFQEALAIYPPCGRRKIILSDEGKMYGRNELIARYIKLRTGKTRTRKQVSSHIQVLARKRVREYQASIKVSSHLQVLAKRKSREIHSKLKDQVSKDKALQTVANLSSAQIVSASVMKSQASFPPPVRFWPGHVPGQPGHSQDIKPFAQPPYTTLAAPVPAPVSYEPLPPPRPAAIAAPVWKDRTISSAKLRLLEYSAFMETQKDREMYKHLFVHIGPSNPSYSDPVLESIDVRQIYDKFSEKKGGLKELYEKGPHNAFFLVKFWADLNSDLEEGSSAFYGVSSQYSGTENITISVSTKVCSFGKQVVEKVETEYAHTEGGKFVFRIHRSPMCEYMINFIHKLKHLPEKYMMNSVLENFTILQVVSNRETQETLLCFAFVFEVSTSEHGAQYHVYRLVND
- the tead3a gene encoding transcriptional enhancer factor TEF-5 isoform X3; this encodes MAGTALITSMHTYKSRRQRTSPSKGVAGAVIIASEWSCRSSPDGAQEEGGGEGDGLGDGADRGLDGDPEGVWSPDIEQSFQEALAIYPPCGRRKIILSDEGKMYGRNELIARYIKLRTGKTRTRKQVSSHIQVLARKRVREYQVSSHLQVLAKRKSREIHSKLKAMNLDQVSKDKALQTVANLSSAQIVSASVMKSQASFPPPVRFWPGHVPGQPGHSQDIKPFAQPPYTTLAAPVPAPVSYEPLPPPRPAAIAAPVWKDRTISSAKLRLLEYSAFMETQKDREMYKHLFVHIGPSNPSYSDPVLESIDVRQIYDKFSEKKGGLKELYEKGPHNAFFLVKFWADLNSDLEEGSSAFYGVSSQYSGTENITISVSTKVCSFGKQVVEKVETEYAHTEGGKFVFRIHRSPMCEYMINFIHKLKHLPEKYMMNSVLENFTILQVVSNRETQETLLCFAFVFEVSTSEHGAQYHVYRLVND